From Phaeodactylum tricornutum CCAP 1055/1 chromosome 11, complete sequence, one genomic window encodes:
- a CDS encoding predicted protein, which yields MKGVRYFYVGYVRKVRLETSLPSTFVSWVGLRFWFDYSIFGWLGTVRRLKDRCQIRGTGKPPASLSLGCGTQNRLKYDIMVSPSGRSGFSFGESPPNDSPFERKSESYRDTSTTGQNALVLGNTNGSNNDENWNPLTRDSHGLRRRKQNEIPLSRKSVVPPPRSSYSLGGSGMDLVPVEPRKEYSSFGGSPSTASKPDYLPSDLTSPTQGQMVVSSSNSWTNAAPHGAPEDDHGGWVLVYGYSTAAQYDEILRVFGQFGVMVQHKGSCAPGRTNWVAVQYASRLEAEKALCHQHLPLADGVFCGVKKLDGNDPILLHTADTALSTLWSRNSGVPESKGTSSNARVGILEEKDVLLETDREQGDGNLPPRTIGICERFARWVLAIED from the exons ATGAAAGGTGTACGTTACTTTTACGTTGGTTATGTAAGGAAGGTACGGCTAGAGACAAGCTTGCCGAGCACTTTCGTGTCGTGGGTCGGTCTCCGCTTTTGGTTTGACTATTCAATTTTTGGATGGCTTGGGACAGTCCGACGACTAAAAGATCGTTGCCAGATCCGAGGTACCGGAAAGCCGCCCGCATCGCTCTCACTTGGATGTGGAACACAAAATAGATTGAAATACGATATCATGGTGAGTCCTTCCGGGCGGTCTGGTTTTTCCTTTGGCGAATCGCCCCCAAACGATAGCCCGTTTGAAAGGAAATCAGAATCCTACCGCGACACTTCAACAACGGGTCAGAATGCGCTGGTTCTGGGGAATACGAACGGGTCGAACAACGATGAAAATTGGAATCCATTGACACGTGACAGTCATGGTTTACGTCGGCGGAAGCAGAACGAGATTCCCCTCTCTAGAAAGTCCGTTGTTCCACCGCCACGATCTAGTTACAGTCTAGGAGGTAGCGGGATGGATCTGGTACCAGTGGAACCACGAAAAGAG TATTCGTCGTTCGGAGGCTCCCCATCTACCGCATCAAAGCCGGATTATCTGCCATCCGACCTCACTTCCCCGACACAGGGGCAGATGGTGGTATCGTCGTCAAATTCTTGGACCAACGCGGCACCCCACGGCGCTCCGGAGGACGACCATGGCGGTTGGGTTTTGGTGTACGGGTACAGTACCGCGGCACAATACGACGAGATTTTGCGCGTGTTTGGACAGTTTGGTGTGATGGTGCAACACAAGGGATCCTGCGCGCCCGGTCGAACGAACTGGGTCGCGGTTCAGTACGCCAGTCGATTGGAAGCCGAAAAAGCCTTGTGCCATCAACATCTGCCGCTGGCCGACGGCGTCTTTTGTGGCGTGAAGAAACTAGACGGGAACGACCCAATCTTGTTACATACGGCGGATACCGCCTTGTCCACATTGTGGAGTCGGAATAGCGGAGTACCCGAGTCGAAGGGAACCTCATCCAACGCGAGGGTTGGAATATTAGAAGAAAAGGACGTACTCTTGGAGACTGACAGAGAACAGGGCGATGGCAATCTACCACCACGCACAATTGGCATCTGCGAACGGTTCGCTCGATGGGTGCTGGCTATTGAAGACTAA
- the RPC11 gene encoding RNA polymerase C subunit 11 kDa (RNA polymerase III subunit 11 kDa), giving the protein MWFCPLDGTLLQVQIRSGAVPAENSFFYCSTCPYSCSIDAPRTVKTPTKRKVVDDILGGAAAWENVDRTMAVCPACNHNEAYFMQMQIRSADEPMSIFYKCVQCSHQWNDK; this is encoded by the coding sequence ATGTGGTTCTGTCCACTGGACGGGACCCTCCTGCAGGTACAGATTCGGTCCGGTGCCGTACCTGCCGAAAACAGCTTCTTCTACTGTTCCACCTGCCCTTACAGTTGCTCAATTGACGCGCCACGCACGGTCAAGACCCCCACCAAACGCAAAGTCGTCGACGACATTCTCGGGGGCGCGGCGGCCTGGGAAAACGTCGATCGGACCATGGCCGTCTGTCCCGCCTGTAATCACAACGAGGCCTACTTTATGCAAATGCAAATTCGATCCGCGGATGAACCCATGAGTATCTTCTACAAATGTGTACAGTGTAGTCACCAGTGGAATGATAAATAA
- a CDS encoding predicted protein, with amino-acid sequence MIEIHATEIILIAAAVSLAWAWSQFVLISRIPIISNSGVGSEAQSLMGNGGSGNDEEKTARLKEIYQAIYEGAESFLAAEYRVCFWFIIVFSVLILVLVSWGTGWDAARGVFTAVSFLLGAVTSMASGYLGMKVAVYSNVRTTVSAQKPGWTDCFNTAFRAGAVMGFALCGLGMLMLYLTMLVFRVHYPNSSEWIYLTESLTGYGLGGSVIAMFGRVGGGIYTKAADVGADLVGKVVHGIPEDDPRNPATIADNVGDNVGDVAGMGSDLFGSFAESTCAALVIGSSIGVSNGWDAMVFPIVVSAVGIFVCLVCSFIATHIRPVRQESQVEEALKIQLISTTVLMVPSIYYAAEYFLPKSFTIAKTVGQDVLELAPYMATVCVAMGAVGGLIIGLITEYYTSHSYAPVREVAHSCKTGAATNMIYGIALGYKSAIIPVIVLALVVYGSFTMCDMYGVALAAIGFLSNLATGLTIDVYGPVCDNAGGIAEMAELDPAVREKTDALDAAGNTTAAIGKGFAIGSAALVSLALFGAFVTRIRISSNDELFANGVNMLEPLTFAFLLIGGMIPFAFAALTMKSVGEAAMAMVMEVQRQFDEKPHLLDANPTERPDYDACIAISTKASLREMVLPGAMVIFTPLLTGILFGVTAVSGLLVGSLIAAVQLAISMSNSGGAWDNAKKYIERAAPDSELQGKGSDIHKAAVVGDTVGDPFKDTSGPALNIVMKLMAVLSLVFADTFYAVNNGQGLLNLA; translated from the exons ATGATAGAA ATTCACGCAACCGAAATCATCCTGATCGCTGCGGCGGTCAGTCTCGCATGGGCGTGGAGTCAGTTTGTGCTGATTTCGCGCATTCCGATCATTTCCAACAGCGGCGTCGGCAGCGAAGCGCAGTCTCTCATGGGCAACGGTGGATCCGGcaacgacgaggaaaagacGGCACGTCTCAAGGAAATCTACCAAGCCATTTACGAAGGTGCCGAGTCCTTCCTCGCCGCAGAGTACCGTGTCTGCTTTTGGTTCATTATCGTCTTTTCCGTCCTCATTCTCGTCCTCGTGTCCTGGGGCACGGGCTGGGATGCCGCCCGCGGAGTCTTTACGGCCGTCTCCTTTCTGCTCGGGGCCGTTACATCCATGGCTAGTGGTTACCTCGGCATGAAAGTGGCCGTCTATTCCAACGTTCGTACCACTGTATCGGCGCAAAAGCCCGGGTGGACGGACTGCTTCAATACCGCCTTTCGCGCTGGAGCCGTGATGGGATTCGCACTCTGTGGACTCGGTATGCTCATGCTCTACCTAACCATGCTCGTCTTCCGCGTCCATTACCCCAATTCTAGTGAATGGATTTACCTGACCGAGTCTTTGACCGGATACGGACTCGGCGGATCCGTCATTGCCATGTTTGGACGTGTCGGCGGCGGTATCTACACCAAGGCCGCCGATGTCGGAGCCGATCTCGTTGGAAAAGTCGTCCACGGAATTCCCGAAGATGATCCCCGTAACCCCGCTACCATTGCCGATAATGTTGGAGACAATGTGGGTGATGTCGCTG GTATGGGCTCCGATTTGTTCGGTTCCTTTGCGGAGTCCACTTGTGCTGCATTGGTAATTGGCAGCAGCATTGGTGTTTCCAATGGTTGGGACGCCATGGTTTTCCCCATTGTTGTCTCTGCCGTGGGCATCTTTGTCTGCCTCGTTTGCTCCTTCATCGCTACCCACATCCGTCCCGTCCGCCAGGAATCACAGGTCGAAGAAGCTCTCAAGATTCAGCTCATCTCGACCACCGTCCTCATGGTTCCCTCCATTTACTACGCCGCCGAATACTTCTTGCCCAAATCCTTCACCATTGCCAAGACGGTTGGCCAGGACGTTCTCGAGCTCGCTCCCTACATGGCGACCGTGTGCGTTGCCATGGGTGCCGTCGGTGGTCTCATTATTGGTCTCATCACCGAGTACTACACTTCTCATTCCTACGCACCCGTTCGGGAAGTCGCCCATAGTTGCAAGACCGGCGCCGCCACCAACATGATTTATGGAATCGCCCTCGGGTACAAGTCTGCTATCATCCCCGTCATTGTCTTGGCCCTGGTCGTGTACGGATCCTTCACCATGTGCGACATGTATGGAGTCGCCTTGGCCGCCATTGGGTTCCTTTCCAACTTGGCAACCGGCTTGACCATTGATGTCTACGGTCCCGTTTGTGACAATGCCGGAG GCATTGCCGAGATGGCTGAACTAGACCCGGCCGTCCGTGAAAAGACGGACGCTCTCGATGCCGCCGGAAACACTACGGCCGCCATTGGCAAGGGCTTTGCCATTGGTTCTGCCGCTCTCGTCTCTTTGGCTTTGTTTGGTGCCTTTGTTACGCGTATCCGCATTTCTTCGAACGATGAACTCTTTGCCAACGGCGTGAACATGCTTGAACCCCTGacctttgcctttttgcTGATTGGAGGTATGATCCCCTTTGCCTTTGCCGCCCTCACCATGAAGTCAGTAGGTGAagccgccatggccatgGTCATGGAAGTTCAGCGTCAATTTGACGAGAAACCGCACTTGTTGGATGCCAACCCGACCGAGCGTCCGGATTACGACGCCTGTATCGCCATTAGTACGAAGGCGAGTCTCCGCGAGATGGTCCTTCCCGGTGCCATGGTGATCTTTACCCCGCTCTTGACCGGTATTCTCTTTGGTGTCACGGCGGTGTCCGGTCTACTCGTCGGTTCCTTGATTGCCGCCGTCCAGTTGGCCATTTCCATGTCCAACTCGGGTGGTGCCTGGGACAATGCTAAGAAATACATTGAACGGGCTGCACCCGACAGTGAATTGCAAGGCAAGGGCTCGGATATTCACAAGGCGGCTGTTGTCGGTGACACCGTTGGTGATCCCTTCAAGGATACCTCCGGTCCGGCCTTGAACATTGTCATGAAATTGATGGCGGTTTTGTCGCTCGTTTTTGCGGACACCTTTTACGCGGTCAATAACGGACAGGGACTTTTGAATCTGGCCTAA
- a CDS encoding predicted protein gives MQCSHRHTPTAGKRMRDTEGAATTVGSLHFSLVTASRRSPMGRPPSRWLLFGGILLLLSLTTSFWDNDIRTKALSGKHSVRQTVNVTQPEGRPERTAMDAAKEVPNARRDRVEVAWIMSFGGSGTSYTIVNVETAGNVTTASNYAEDFENLVPVHPEWKNGPFVRDPSKPLPSRYVLTKTHCAAYCMNCPTHNYVLDLDTFDAACRTAKIRNDRGDTETLTYNASIPTRALHLFRSPFDNLVGRFHLSQELRQSRGETTGVGYSNSRDGLTSWCRNLDATFREDELSSGLLDPDFLTRHGQFPCHAEWFRFAQWHNLAYQVTQRHSLPTHYLFYENYTKNYEGTVQSLFEFLEIEPVLDFLPFKSSKSYGSFFDTEYGQAAARLVQDQALPAVWSLVEHYFAPYVDSEPEAQTPSANREFDKRTPQVAWLLSFPNSGTTFTLKNTGSMSNRSVASNYGREFEHALPVRPDLIHGPYVSLPLAHELPPTSILTKTHCGGFCDNCVPEGFVFDLPRFALWCTRGSKKIEGTKKQTFYNLTVPTKAVHLVRSPFDNLIARVHYSTRKHGNESQWSPEQRASFSNDREGYLAWCSHLDGLHVEEFRESTFFSDEVKAAFRDVPCFAEWFRYVQWHNNAIKLTQIMQLPVHIVRYEKYTTDFETTANDLLDFLELPAVGPPASFLPGKTYGDFFSREEAQAAKRLVQLVATTDCWDLISNYFDPWV, from the exons ATGCAGTGTTCCCATAGGCATACTCCCACCGCGGGGAAGCGGATGAGGGACACCGAGGGCGCGGCAACGACCGTAGGCTCCCTGCATTTTTCCCTAGTCACCGCAAGTCGTAGATCCCCAATGGGTCGCCCTCCTTCCCGGTGGTTGCTGTTTGGGGGGATTCTCCTCCTCTTGTCCCTAACTACATCATTCTGGGACAATGACATTCGAACAAAGGCACTCTCTGGGAAACACAGCGTTCGACAGACCGTGAACGTTACGCAACCGGAGGGTCGACCAGAAAGGACCGCCATGGACGCGGCAAAAGAGGTTCCCAACGCAAGACGTGACCGCGTCGAGGTTGCTTGGATCATGTCCTTTGGTGGATCG GGCACGTCGTACACAATTGTAAATGTGGAAACGGCGGGCAACGTGACAACTGCGTCCAATTACGCCGAAGATTTCGAAAATCTCGTACCGGTGCACCCCGAATGGAAGAATGGACCGTTTGTGCGGGATCCCTCCAAGCCTCTCCCATCCCGTTACGTACTTACTAAGACCCACTGTGCCGCCTATTGCATGAACTGTCCCACGCACAATTACGTTCTCGATCTGGATACGTTTGATGCAGCGTGTCGTACCGCCAAGATTCGCAACGACCGCGGAGATACGGAAACGCTCACATACAATGCAAGCATTCCGACCCGCGCGCTTCATTTGTTTCGCAGTCCCTTTGACAATCTGGTCGGTCGTTTTCACCTGTCGCAAGAGCTCCGTCAAAGCCGGGGGGAGACTACGGGAGTGGGATACTCTAACTCTAGAGATGGATTGACGAGTTGGTGTCGGAATTTGGATGCCACCTTTCGAGAGGATGAGCTCTCGTCCGGACTGCTCGATCCAGACTTTCTTACACGCCACGGCCAGTTTCCGTGTCACGCGGAATGGTTTCGCTTTGCGCAATGGCACAATCTGGCCTATCAAGTAACTCAACGTCACAGTCTCCCTACACACTATCTGTTTTACGAGAATTATACAAAAAACTATGAAGGTACAGTCCAGTCTCTCTTTGAGTTTTTGGAGATCGAGCCAGTACTAGACTTCCTTCCCTTCAAGTCAAGCAAAAGCTACGGGAGCTTTTTTGATACCGAGTACGGACAGGCCGCGGCACGGTTGGTCCAAGATCAAGCGTTACCTGCAGTCTGGTCGTTGGTGGAGCACTACTTCGCACCCTATGTCGATAGCGAACCTGAGGCTCAGACTCCATCCGCGAACCGTGAGTTCGATAAACGGACTCCGCAGGTGGCTTGGCTTTTGTCGTTTCCAAACTCG GGCACGACTTTTACGTTGAAAAACACTGGATCGATGAGTAATAGATCCGTAGCCTCGAACTACGGCCGGGAATTTGAGCACGCTTTGCCAGTTCGACCCGACTTGATACACGGGCCATACGTATCACTGCCGCTGGCGCACGAGCTACCACCCACGTCCATTTTGACCAAGACACACTGTGGCGGGTTTTGCGATAATTGCGTGCCGGAAGGCTTTGTATTCGACCTACCACGATTCGCTCTCTGGTGCACACGGGGATCCAAAAAGATCGAAGGAACGAAAAAACAAACATTTTACAACCTCACAGTTCCGACCAAAGCTGTACACCTAGTGCGATCGCCATTTGACAACTTGATTGCCCGGGTCCATTATTCAACCAGAAAGCATGGTAACGAAAGTCAATGGAGCCCCGAGCAGCGTGCCTCTTTCTCCAACGACAGGGAAGGCTATTTGGCTTGGTGTTCCCATTTGGACGGACTCCATGTCGAGGAGTTTCGCGAAAGCACCTTTTTTTCGGACGAGGTCAAGGCTGCGTTCCGAGATGTTCCATGCTTTGCCGAATGGTTCCGTTACGTCCAATGGCACAATAATGCTATCAAGTTGACTCAAATTATGCAACTACCGGTCCACATTGTGCGTTACGAGAAATATACCACTGATTTTGAGACGACTGCCAACGatcttttggattttttggaATTGCCTGCCGTTGGTCCACCCGCATCATTTTTACCAGGGAAAACGTACGGCGACTTCTTTTCTCGGGAAGAAGCCCAGGCTGCCAAGCGTTTGGTCCAGCTCGTAGCGACAACGGACTGCTGGGATCTTATTTCCAACTATTTTGATCCATGGGTGTAG
- a CDS encoding predicted protein: MNTQSSTFDERGSRRVSSMGTFRSSFGRSLSFWKRHESGVSRSAMEGSVRALGSESPPQTNLLARRIGSCWSVWPPESRKSFWRRIFTSRLWRFLLVVFSILLLFGAQMRTLLLPKSTDLFVDLLFTVMFFFFVADIAMRVDAEPNYFGMRVWCRTPESASEHINMEGCGNCELGSFIFWCEVISTLALLYEISFIAKDNFAERDMVIRLNEFGAPNGGLDGVNEAIPVERELDLIVIIAKTARLARFIKSSTAVNLSSRIPWYWILKRIHPGHLFGAVRRFVCCCSERSKSGREHDRHAMPGESTLARHTSRRGLGMKVLANAKKEAVEKEYQRAQTWKDYPIRALRFVGILKKDNAEWRRQLAATKIQRAWRAVLFQRHCDEGDDVSGYVSNDYAWKARSAGNNAMEKALKKKSILSHFNQMNSRGILIASGGIQKVSDVTVVTESTNTLRRGPSREELKVGSAMRELTGQRVALGIIFSLVLSSIFTYTEHNATRPATMIVLHNQTGNPAFAERALTAARSSAVPNLFEYHLASGDIERFTLDEWEKPTNLRDKEKIRITIIDFSDQLTVGRFAIKRKSMADAVVSLLATIFVILVWFFGVTAFAGPVMVLVVIPIERMVRLLGMLMLDPLGYQSTSRYKRYITDENEITKNTFWSREILKGMETSFLMSTILRIGSLMKVGFGSAGVDIIRNNLEKGQSKNMLILDSQGITVSCIFLFCDIRQFTDATECLQEEVFVFTNRIAAVVHSICHSYGGSANKNIGDAFLLSWLLDEEGGTSAPSSVSFDAPGYRKAEEFIAKHHQADKALLSVVKICMALHHDDFYISTMSEGARAALLSKLSNRSGPVVQLGFGLHAGKAVQGAIGSQRKIDATYVSEAVELAEFLESSTKKYGLKMLMSDTFHRLLHPNNRRRCRKVDQILIQNDDGGDEEEMEGDKIELLTFDMDIGALWQGANSRHLRKDHSVRSDAGQESDTESASDSRIKRDLGRKVMRRHSRRLSTRDVLNDELSETGLRTSGTAGDSQTDVIGDGQGTNAPPQLVLPTGPALYNSNVWVSKEIRLIRNLYTDGLFFLTFNSGLQAFYAKDWVTAKTNFAAILDRFEDGPSKYFYDQIIKHKGTPPKDFRGYGIA; this comes from the exons ATGAACACGCAATCATCAACCTTCGACGAAAGAGGCAGTCGTCGTGTTTCCAGTATGGGTACATTTCGCAGCAGTTTTGGACGCTCCTTGAGCTTTTGGAAGCGCCATGAAAGCGGCGTATCTCGTTCGGCCATGGAAGGCTCGGTACGCGCTCTGGGGTCCGAAAGTCCGCCACAGACGAACCTTTTGGCTCGTAGAATTGGTTCTTGTTGGTCCGTGTGGCCGCCGGAATCCCGAAAATCGTTTTGGAGACGAATCTTTACCAGTCGACTCTGGAGATTTCTgctcgtcgtcttctccatTCTACTTTTGTTCGGCGCCCAGATGCGGACTCTTCTGCTTCCCAAATCGACCGATCTCTTTGTGGATCTACTCTTCACCGTCatgtttttcttctttgtgGCTGATATTGCCATGAGGGTAGACGCCGAACCCAACTACTTCGGAATGCGTGTATGGTGCCGGACCCCGGAAAGTGCTTCCGAACATATCAACATGGAAGGTTGCGGTAATTGTGAATTAGGGAGCTTCATTTTTTGGTGCGAAGTCATCTCGacgttggcgttgttgtACGAAATTTCGTTCATCGCCAAAGACAACTTTGCCGAGCGAGATATGGTGATTAGATTGAATGAATTCGGAGCCCCG AACGGGGGACTGGACGGGGTCAACGAGGCCATCCCGGTAGAACGAGAACTCGACTTAATCGTCATTATTGCCAAAACAGCTCGTTTGGCCCGCTTTATCAAGTCTTCTACGGCGGTCAACCTTTCGTCTCGAATTCCGTGGTACTGGATACTCAAGCGAATTCATCCGGGACATTTGTTCGGAGCTGTTCGTCGATTCGTATGTTGCTGCTCGGAAAGATCGAAGTCCGGTCGTGAACATGACCGACATGCAATGCCTGGAGAATCCACTTTAGCCCGCCATACGTCTCGGAGAGGTCTCGGTATGAAGGTACTGGCCAatgccaaaaaggaagccgtcGAAAAAGAGTACCAGAGAGCTCAAACTTGGAAGGACTACCCCATAAGGGCACTCCGTTTCGTCGGCATCTTGAAAAAGGACAACGCCGAATGGCGTCGTCAATTGGCGGCCACCAAGATCCAACGGGCTTGGCGTGCCGTTTTATTTCAAAGACATTGTGATGAAGGAGACGATGTCTCTGGTTACGTCAGCAATGACTATGCTTGGAAAGCGCGGTCTGCGGGGAACAATGCGATGGAAAAagctttgaaaaagaaatctaTATTATCCCATTTCAACCAAATGAACAGTCGAGGAATTTTGATCGCGTCGGGAGGCATACAGAAGGTAAGCGATGTCACTGTAGTCACGGAATCAACCAATACGTTGCGGCGAGGGCCAAGCCGTGAGGAGCTCAAAGTCGGTAGTGCGATGCGTGAACTGACCGGGCAACGCGTGGCACTAGGTATCATTTTCTCCTTGGTGCTGTCGTCCATTTTCACCTACACCGAACACAACGCGACCCGGCCAGCCACAATGATTGTTCTCCACAACCAAACAGGAAACCCTGCATTTGCTGAAAGAGCACTGACCGCTGCGAGATCAAGCGCGGTTCCTAATCTCTTTGAATACCATCTAGCCAGCGGGGACATAGAAAGATTTACGTTGGACGAATGGGAGAAACCCACCAATCTTCGtgacaaagagaaaattcgaaTTACTATCATTGATTTTAGCGATCAATTGACTGTCGGTCGCTTTGCaatcaaacgaaaaagcATGGCAGATGCTGTTGTCTCTCTGCTAGCGACTATCTTTGTTATTTTGGTCTGGTTCTTTGGTGTTACTGCGTTTGCCGGACCTGTTATGGTTTTGGTTGTTATTCCGATAGAACGAATGGTTCGTTTGCTCGGAATGTTGATGCTTGATCCGTTGGGCTATCAAAGCACTTCACGCTACAAGAGATATATAACTGACGAAAACGAGATAACCAAGAACACTTTCTGGTCCCGAGAAATTCTGAAAGGAATGGAGACATCCTTCTTAATGTCAACGATTCTTCGAATAGGCTCCTTAATGAAGGTTGGTTTTGGAAGCGCCGGCGTTGATATCATCCGTAACAATTTAGAGAAGGGGCAGAGCAAAAACATGCTGATATTGGACTCCCAAGGTATCACGGTATCGTGTATTTTTCTCTTCTGTGATATCCGCCAGTTTACCGATGCTACGGAATGCCTTCAGGAAGAAGTCTTTGTGTTTACGAACCGTATCGCAGCAGTTGTACACTCCATCTGTCATTCGTATGGAGGTTCAGCGAACAAGAATATCGGAGATGCTTTCTTATTAAGTTGGCTGTTGGATGAAGAAGGTGGGACATCGGCTCCATCATCAGTTTCTTTCGACGCGCCTGGTTATCGCAAGGCGGAAGAATTTATCGCAAAACACCATCAGGCTGATAAGGCTCTCTTGTCTGTCGTCAAGATATGCATGGCACTTCACCATGATGACTTTTATATTTCCACCATGAGTGAAGGTGCTCGCGCAGCTCTACTTTCCAAGCTGTCGAATCGATCTGGGCCTGTCGTACAATTGGGTTTTGGGTTGCATGCCGGAAAGGCTGTGCAGGGGGCGATTGGTTCCCAACGTAAGATTGATGCAACTTACGTTTCAGAAGCTGTGGAGCTCGCTGAATTTCTCGAATCGTCCACCAAAAAGTACGGATTGAAAATGCTGATGTCCGACACTTTTCATCGACTCCTTCATCCAAATAATCGACGCCGCTGTCGCAAAGTCGACCAGATTTTGATACAGAATGACGACGGGGgtgatgaagaagaaatggaggGTGACAAAATTGAGCTTTTGACATTTGATATGGATATTGGCGCTCTATGGCAAGGAGCCAATTCTAGACATTTAAGAAAGGACCATTCCGTAAGGTCCGACGCTGGTCAAGAATCGGACACAGAATCAGCGAGTGACTCTAGGATAAAGCGTGATTTGGGTCGTAAGGTAATGCGGCGCCACAGCCGACGCTTGAGTACCCGCGACGTTTTAAACGACGAGTTGAGCGAGACTGGACTGCGAACCAGTGGTACTGCAGGAGACAGTCAAACTGATGTCATTGGCGACGGTCAAGGCACCAACGCTCCGCCTCAGCTCGTATTACCCACAGGACCGGCTTTGTACAACTCCAACGTTTGGGTGAGCAAGGAAATAAGACTCATTCGCAATCTGTATACGGATGGCTTGTTCTTTTTGACATTTAACTCTGGACTGCAAGCGTTTTATGCAAAAGATTGGGTTACTGCAAAGACCAACTTTGCAGCTATTTTGGACCGCTTTGAAGATGGGCCATCCAAATACTTTTACGATCAGATTATCAAACACAAAGGAACCCCACCAAAAGATTTCCGCGGTTATGGGATTGCTTAA